In Thermoflexus hugenholtzii JAD2, a genomic segment contains:
- a CDS encoding UDP-glucose dehydrogenase family protein produces the protein MKRICVIGAGYVGLTTAACLADLGNRVACVDINEEKIAMLQEGRLPIFEPGLEEIVRRNMKASRLSFTTSYEEGINGLPAEFVFIAVGTPEGVDGEADLRYVRMAAERIGEVMDHPLIIVNKSTVPVGTGDWVADIVRSRQRQPIPFWVVSNPEFLREGSAVYDFMNPDRIVLGSLDREAAEKVAQLYLPLRSTIMITDLRTAEMIKYASNAFLATKISFINEIANICEALGADVKEVAAGMGYDKRIGRAFLDAGVGWGGSCFPKDVKALIHMAVVHGCHPQLLQAVVEINRDQRRRVVWKLKEILEDLRGMVIGLLGLAFKPNTDDIREAPALEIAGLLLREGAVVRAYDPVAMPNAARVLPQVIMCADPYELAEGADALVVVTDWNEFKHLDLPRIKQLMRRPVIIDGRNIYEPEMMRELGFIYRGIGRGYNRTGSDRE, from the coding sequence ATGAAGCGGATTTGCGTGATCGGAGCCGGCTACGTCGGATTGACCACCGCGGCTTGCCTGGCGGACCTGGGCAATCGGGTGGCGTGCGTGGATATCAATGAGGAAAAGATCGCCATGCTGCAGGAAGGCCGGCTCCCCATCTTCGAGCCAGGGCTGGAAGAGATCGTCCGCCGCAACATGAAGGCGAGCCGCCTTTCCTTCACGACCTCATATGAGGAAGGCATCAACGGCCTGCCGGCGGAGTTCGTCTTCATCGCCGTGGGGACCCCCGAGGGGGTGGACGGAGAGGCAGATTTGCGGTATGTGCGCATGGCCGCGGAGCGCATCGGGGAGGTGATGGACCATCCCCTCATCATCGTCAACAAGAGCACGGTGCCGGTGGGGACCGGAGATTGGGTGGCAGACATCGTGCGCAGCCGCCAGCGCCAGCCCATTCCCTTCTGGGTGGTCTCCAACCCCGAGTTCCTGCGGGAGGGGTCAGCGGTTTACGACTTCATGAACCCCGATCGCATCGTCCTGGGCTCGCTGGATCGGGAAGCAGCGGAGAAGGTAGCCCAGCTGTATCTGCCCCTGCGCAGCACCATCATGATCACCGACCTGCGCACCGCCGAGATGATCAAATACGCCTCCAACGCCTTCCTGGCCACCAAAATCTCCTTCATCAACGAGATCGCCAACATCTGCGAGGCCCTGGGGGCCGATGTGAAGGAGGTGGCGGCCGGCATGGGCTATGACAAGCGCATCGGCCGCGCCTTCCTGGACGCCGGGGTGGGGTGGGGGGGCTCATGCTTCCCTAAGGACGTCAAGGCCCTCATTCACATGGCCGTCGTCCACGGGTGTCATCCGCAGCTGTTGCAGGCGGTGGTGGAGATCAACCGGGATCAGCGGCGGCGGGTGGTGTGGAAACTAAAGGAGATCCTGGAGGATCTGCGGGGCATGGTGATCGGGCTGCTGGGGCTGGCCTTTAAGCCGAACACCGATGACATCCGGGAGGCCCCGGCCCTGGAGATCGCGGGGCTGCTCCTCCGGGAGGGGGCTGTCGTGCGGGCCTACGATCCGGTCGCCATGCCCAACGCCGCGCGGGTCCTGCCCCAGGTGATCATGTGCGCCGATCCCTACGAGCTGGCCGAGGGCGCCGACGCCCTGGTGGTGGTGACGGACTGGAACGAGTTCAAGCATCTGGATCTCCCGCGCATCAAGCAGCTCATGCGGCGGCCGGTGATCATCGACGGCCGTAACATCTATGAGCCCGAGATGATGCGCGAGCTGGGCTTCATCTACCGGGGGATCGGCCGGGGGTATAATCGGACAGGATCGGATCGCGAATAG
- a CDS encoding glycoside hydrolase family protein, producing the protein MGESDTVWRGGLEFWSYLHASFPSAGVVDSCGQPVPFPGCVTLWRSTDGGRHFRLERPVCLIPCARCPCDPQRDQVDQQQYPRVFFERRRAYMVYEWRGAVYLRISPDGLRWSPALRIPGTGWSSPARRCRPEERVGRHPHILSEREYGECLAGGPPGLFVTGTRLYVFVNLGRSPGHMGCLVGPKALTARGWRRCTANPLFGPEADYGPLELTGPAANRYFEFRTISAADVVREGSHYYMVYEGIRGPSRPGVGDDQFGLGMARSRRPFIDGPWEKYPGNPLLMDLPGNVGVGHADLVQVGPAVYLYTATPFGTRGRYVLVKKL; encoded by the coding sequence TTGGGGGAATCCGATACGGTCTGGCGCGGCGGCTTAGAATTCTGGTCCTATCTGCACGCCAGCTTTCCTTCCGCGGGGGTGGTGGATTCCTGCGGCCAGCCGGTCCCCTTCCCGGGGTGTGTCACCCTGTGGCGCAGCACCGATGGGGGCCGTCACTTCCGCCTGGAACGTCCGGTCTGCCTGATCCCATGCGCCCGCTGCCCTTGCGATCCCCAGCGGGATCAGGTCGATCAACAACAGTATCCCCGGGTCTTCTTCGAGAGAAGACGGGCCTATATGGTGTATGAATGGCGTGGAGCTGTTTACCTGCGGATCTCCCCGGATGGCCTTCGCTGGTCCCCGGCGCTGCGGATCCCGGGCACCGGATGGTCCTCCCCGGCCCGTCGATGCCGGCCCGAGGAACGGGTGGGGAGGCATCCCCACATCCTTTCCGAGCGGGAGTATGGGGAGTGCCTGGCTGGAGGTCCGCCGGGCCTTTTCGTCACCGGAACGCGTCTGTATGTGTTCGTCAACCTGGGGCGGAGCCCCGGGCACATGGGATGCCTGGTAGGCCCGAAGGCCCTGACGGCCCGGGGCTGGCGGCGTTGCACCGCCAATCCCCTTTTCGGGCCGGAAGCCGATTACGGCCCTCTGGAGCTCACGGGCCCTGCAGCCAATCGTTACTTTGAGTTCCGCACCATCTCCGCCGCCGATGTGGTGCGGGAGGGTTCCCACTACTATATGGTCTATGAAGGCATCCGAGGTCCCAGCCGGCCCGGCGTGGGGGACGACCAGTTCGGGCTGGGGATGGCCCGCAGCCGGAGGCCCTTCATCGATGGCCCCTGGGAGAAATATCCGGGCAACCCGCTGTTGATGGACCTGCCGGGCAACGTCGGCGTCGGCCATGCCGATCTCGTTCAGGTGGGCCCGGCAGTGTATCTTTACACCGCCACTCCCTTCGGCACGCGGGGTCGTTACGTGCTGGTGAAGAAACTTTGA
- a CDS encoding LCP family protein: protein MRPKALLYALGLLALLFSLPDLSFRGRWRPLPMAEPVAETPTPSPTPPPTPTPSPTPSPVPTATATATPTPAPMTPIAPGGSAGLGLPPNRVNLILLGMDRWNIERRGRTDTMILISIDPDEPSVRMVSIPRDLWVRLPWGGEHKLNTAYPSGGFEGLRSTLRLNLGISVDRFVAIDFTGMRRLIDALGGVDVLVRCPLYDVFPDPDYPTLTYTLDLRTPGWYHLDGKLAMAYMRSRLTTSDYHRARRQQQVLRAIFRKLRSENLLPRIPELWPAIQQMVHTNLSLGEVVWLAWVGRRLPEDRIAHAYLHATMVSSRTLYLPPPTTGVTQPLELWIYVQTGNTIPFLRRFLTEPMPNPAERTPVELINATGEKARGDIAEEVLAEAGFRVTRRVELRREEQPTRVMMLKEGGGSEAGRLLRALRISFSRLERAPEPDAAVPYRIWLGPDFNPCP, encoded by the coding sequence ATGAGACCCAAAGCCCTGCTGTACGCGCTGGGATTGCTGGCCCTGTTGTTCAGCCTGCCGGATCTCTCCTTCCGGGGGCGTTGGCGGCCGCTCCCTATGGCCGAACCCGTCGCCGAGACGCCGACGCCATCCCCCACCCCTCCGCCCACCCCCACCCCCAGCCCGACGCCCTCTCCTGTCCCGACGGCGACGGCGACCGCCACGCCCACGCCGGCACCGATGACGCCCATCGCCCCCGGCGGCTCTGCCGGGCTGGGGCTTCCGCCCAACCGGGTGAACCTCATCCTGCTCGGGATGGACCGCTGGAACATCGAGCGCCGGGGCCGAACGGACACCATGATCTTGATCTCGATTGATCCGGACGAGCCCTCCGTGCGAATGGTCAGCATCCCCCGGGATCTGTGGGTGCGTCTGCCATGGGGTGGGGAGCACAAACTGAACACGGCCTATCCCAGCGGAGGCTTTGAGGGGTTGCGATCCACCCTGCGGCTGAACCTGGGGATCTCCGTGGATCGATTTGTGGCCATCGATTTCACGGGGATGCGCCGGCTGATCGACGCTCTGGGCGGGGTGGACGTGCTGGTGCGTTGCCCGCTGTATGATGTGTTCCCGGACCCGGACTATCCGACGCTGACCTACACGCTGGACCTGCGGACGCCGGGATGGTATCACCTGGACGGGAAGCTGGCGATGGCGTATATGCGGTCCCGCCTGACGACCAGCGATTACCACCGGGCGCGCCGGCAGCAGCAGGTGCTGCGCGCGATATTCCGGAAGCTGCGCTCTGAAAACCTGCTGCCCCGCATCCCGGAGCTCTGGCCGGCGATCCAGCAGATGGTCCACACCAATCTCTCCCTGGGGGAAGTGGTGTGGCTGGCATGGGTGGGGCGGCGGTTGCCGGAGGATCGGATCGCTCATGCGTATCTGCACGCCACCATGGTCTCCTCGCGAACCCTGTATCTGCCGCCGCCGACGACGGGGGTGACGCAGCCGCTGGAGCTGTGGATCTACGTGCAGACCGGGAACACTATCCCCTTCCTGCGGCGGTTCCTGACCGAGCCCATGCCGAACCCGGCGGAGCGGACGCCGGTGGAGTTGATCAACGCCACCGGAGAGAAAGCTCGCGGAGACATCGCGGAGGAGGTGCTGGCGGAGGCCGGGTTCCGCGTGACGCGGCGGGTGGAGCTGCGGCGGGAGGAGCAGCCCACGCGGGTGATGATGCTGAAAGAAGGAGGAGGAAGCGAAGCCGGAAGACTCCTGCGGGCGTTGCGGATTTCCTTCTCCCGCCTGGAACGTGCTCCGGAGCCCGACGCGGCAGTTCCTTATCGGATTTGGTTAGGGCCTGATTTCAACCCATGCCCCTGA
- a CDS encoding DUF3368 domain-containing protein encodes MGNIFVEVWAPNAVVEELEAGRFRGYDVPQVEDYPWLKRINPRHAPEEWLSVDLGRGELATLALAFEHREAVVLLDDRLARRIAQAAGLQVWGILRILLEAKERGVIEQVSPYVERLVGAGMGLSEDLRRRILRLAGEAP; translated from the coding sequence TTGGGGAACATCTTTGTTGAGGTGTGGGCCCCTAATGCGGTAGTGGAGGAATTAGAAGCCGGCCGGTTTCGTGGATATGACGTGCCCCAAGTTGAAGATTATCCATGGCTCAAAAGGATAAACCCACGTCATGCGCCTGAGGAATGGCTGTCGGTGGACTTAGGTCGGGGGGAGTTGGCGACTCTGGCTTTGGCGTTTGAGCACAGAGAGGCAGTGGTTCTGCTTGATGACCGTTTGGCCCGGCGGATCGCGCAGGCGGCTGGATTGCAGGTATGGGGAATACTCCGTATTCTTCTTGAAGCCAAGGAGCGTGGTGTCATCGAGCAAGTATCCCCTTATGTGGAGAGACTGGTTGGGGCAGGCATGGGGTTGTCGGAGGACCTGCGTCGTCGCATCTTACGCTTAGCTGGCGAAGCCCCCTGA
- a CDS encoding UPF0175 family protein has translation MRELKVVLTIPEKVLLAEKSDPETFARELLMLAAVKLYEMGRLSSGRAAELAGMPRVEFLLSLHRYRVFPLAADLEDLEAAGESGD, from the coding sequence ATGCGCGAATTAAAAGTTGTGTTAACCATCCCTGAGAAGGTGCTTCTAGCCGAGAAGAGCGATCCGGAGACCTTCGCTCGAGAGCTACTGATGCTGGCTGCGGTAAAGCTATACGAGATGGGACGTCTTTCTTCTGGTCGAGCGGCCGAGCTGGCAGGTATGCCCCGCGTCGAATTTCTTCTCAGTCTGCACCGCTATCGGGTATTTCCGCTGGCAGCGGATCTGGAGGATCTGGAGGCCGCCGGTGAGAGTGGCGATTAG
- a CDS encoding polysaccharide deacetylase family protein yields MVALTFDDCFLPDLVEPLLQDLEAVGARATFFCVGRVFRSHPELARRLVAGGHELGNHTLHHRMLAPRPDRRVIDTEIDGWQRAVEEALGGPYPTRWFRPPGMAGFTTEADPKILEAVRRRGMRVALWTLDVYRSLDRLGVRDPEKVAAFLRERVRGGEVVLLHVSTSNVEGARRVLPELAARFRLVTLSEMFPPDSP; encoded by the coding sequence ATGGTGGCCTTGACCTTCGATGATTGCTTCCTTCCAGATCTGGTGGAGCCGCTTCTTCAGGATCTGGAGGCCGTAGGCGCTCGGGCCACGTTCTTCTGCGTGGGCCGGGTGTTTCGGTCTCATCCCGAGCTAGCCCGGCGCCTGGTGGCGGGAGGGCACGAGCTGGGCAACCATACATTGCATCACCGGATGCTGGCCCCGCGTCCGGATCGGAGGGTGATCGACACCGAGATCGACGGCTGGCAGCGGGCGGTGGAGGAGGCCCTGGGCGGGCCCTATCCTACCCGCTGGTTTCGTCCGCCGGGGATGGCGGGCTTCACCACGGAAGCGGATCCAAAGATCCTGGAGGCGGTGCGGCGGCGGGGGATGCGGGTGGCCCTCTGGACCCTGGACGTTTATCGATCGCTGGATCGACTGGGGGTGCGGGATCCGGAGAAGGTGGCGGCCTTTTTGCGGGAGCGGGTGCGGGGTGGGGAGGTCGTCCTGCTGCACGTCAGCACATCGAACGTGGAGGGAGCCCGTCGGGTGCTGCCGGAGCTGGCGGCCCGCTTCCGGCTGGTGACGTTGAGCGAGATGTTCCCACCGGACTCCCCGTGA
- a CDS encoding heme o synthase: MANGKSGKGVRVLLVLTALVIGLLTAWGALVRSTGSGLGCPDWPLCYGRLFPPIEDVAAWLEWIHRLLAASVTPLLFLSAFLAWRRERQPALYRPLFWALGLVFGQALLGGLTVILELPPTIVAVHLAMALIILTLTLVAATRAFAPWAARPPHRDLAAIQPAAAAVRAIGMIGLALFALTLVGATVTGSGASWACSSWPFCEGWTIWPGDLLGRVHMLHRLVALGVGVAFAWLVVRLAAWSGIPRGIFRWMLAAGVLYVLQMGLGAINLWMGFPALLNTLHLGLATAIWAAVVVAWAWALGEAQWAEPTLQETVRLRHIWEPYFTLTKPGIVALLLVTTAGAMLIAQGGLPPILTFIYTLLGGFLISGGANAMNNVWDADLDQRMHRTARRPIPAGRIGRREAAAVALLFSALGLLLLWTFVNATAAGLALAGWIWYVGIYTMILKRWTSQNIVIGGAAGGFAPLVGWAAITGRVDPMALFLFALIFFWTPPHTWAFAILTERDYREAGIPMLPVVTGARPAALQALIYTGILMALGLVPFLIRAMGWMYLAGALLLNAWLLLLALRLWQDPSKAHARRLYHASNTYLFLFFIVMVVDRLVRG, translated from the coding sequence ATGGCGAATGGGAAAAGCGGTAAGGGCGTGCGGGTGTTGCTGGTCCTCACGGCTCTGGTTATCGGCCTGTTGACGGCTTGGGGCGCTCTGGTGCGCAGCACGGGGTCCGGCCTCGGTTGCCCGGACTGGCCGTTGTGTTACGGCCGGCTTTTCCCCCCGATTGAGGACGTCGCCGCATGGTTGGAATGGATCCACCGGTTGCTGGCCGCCAGCGTCACGCCGTTGCTTTTCCTCTCGGCGTTCCTCGCCTGGCGACGGGAACGCCAGCCGGCCCTGTATCGGCCCCTCTTCTGGGCCCTGGGGCTGGTTTTCGGTCAGGCCCTTCTGGGCGGGCTGACAGTGATCCTGGAGCTTCCCCCCACAATCGTGGCCGTGCACCTGGCCATGGCCCTCATTATCCTCACCCTCACCCTCGTGGCCGCCACCCGCGCCTTCGCCCCCTGGGCGGCGCGCCCTCCCCATCGCGATCTCGCGGCGATCCAGCCTGCGGCCGCCGCGGTGCGCGCCATTGGGATGATCGGACTGGCGTTGTTCGCCCTGACGCTGGTGGGGGCCACGGTGACGGGGAGCGGCGCCTCCTGGGCGTGTTCGTCTTGGCCCTTCTGTGAAGGCTGGACGATCTGGCCCGGGGATCTGCTCGGCCGGGTCCACATGCTCCACCGGCTGGTCGCCCTGGGCGTGGGGGTGGCCTTCGCATGGCTTGTGGTGCGCTTGGCCGCCTGGTCCGGGATCCCCCGCGGGATCTTCCGCTGGATGCTGGCGGCCGGTGTCCTGTATGTGCTTCAGATGGGGCTGGGGGCCATCAACCTGTGGATGGGGTTCCCCGCTCTGCTGAACACCCTGCACCTCGGGCTGGCGACGGCCATTTGGGCCGCTGTCGTAGTCGCCTGGGCCTGGGCGCTGGGGGAAGCCCAGTGGGCCGAGCCGACGCTTCAGGAAACCGTGCGGCTGCGTCACATCTGGGAGCCTTATTTCACCCTCACCAAGCCGGGGATCGTGGCCCTGCTGCTGGTGACCACGGCCGGGGCGATGCTGATTGCCCAGGGCGGATTGCCCCCCATCCTCACCTTCATCTACACCCTGCTGGGAGGGTTCCTGATCTCCGGCGGGGCCAACGCCATGAACAACGTGTGGGATGCGGACCTGGACCAGCGGATGCACCGCACCGCCCGTCGCCCGATCCCGGCGGGACGCATCGGCCGACGGGAGGCCGCGGCGGTGGCCTTGCTCTTCTCCGCTCTCGGATTGCTCCTGCTGTGGACCTTCGTCAACGCCACGGCGGCAGGGCTGGCCCTGGCCGGCTGGATCTGGTATGTGGGGATCTACACGATGATCCTCAAGCGGTGGACCTCTCAGAACATCGTGATCGGCGGGGCGGCGGGAGGGTTCGCGCCGCTGGTGGGCTGGGCGGCGATCACCGGCCGCGTGGATCCGATGGCCCTTTTCCTTTTCGCGTTGATCTTCTTCTGGACGCCGCCCCATACCTGGGCCTTCGCCATCCTGACCGAGCGGGATTACCGGGAGGCGGGGATCCCGATGCTGCCGGTGGTCACCGGCGCGCGCCCGGCGGCCCTCCAGGCGCTGATCTACACGGGGATCCTGATGGCCCTCGGGCTCGTGCCTTTCCTGATCCGGGCAATGGGCTGGATGTATCTGGCCGGCGCCCTCTTGCTGAACGCTTGGCTGCTGCTGCTGGCCCTTCGCCTCTGGCAGGACCCCTCTAAGGCCCATGCCCGCCGGCTGTATCACGCCTCCAACACTTATCTCTTCCTGTTTTTCATCGTGATGGTGGTGGATCGCCTCGTTCGCGGGTGA
- a CDS encoding glycosyltransferase, translating to MAMVSVIATVKNEVASIQELLDSLAAQSHLPDEVVIADGGSTDGTLERLRAERRLPLRVIEAPGANIAQGRNRAIAAARGEIIAVTDAGVRLHPDWLRHLLRPFRERPETMVAAGFFLPDPRTPFEVAMAATVLPELRDIRPERFWPSSRSVAFRKSAWEAVGGYPEWLDYCEDLIFDFALYERFGPFAFVPEAVVYFRPRPTMRAFFVQYYRYARGDGKADLWRLRHAIRYGTYLGLVPLLAGLSLGVHPLFALGYLLGGALYLRTPYRRLFRLWEGYPWEDRIRMLGWVPLIRVWGDIAKMCGYPVGVWWRWRHRRGLRRLRGSTGLSQ from the coding sequence ATGGCGATGGTCTCCGTGATCGCCACGGTCAAAAACGAAGTCGCTTCCATCCAGGAGCTCCTGGATTCCCTGGCGGCGCAATCCCATCTGCCCGACGAGGTGGTCATCGCCGATGGAGGATCCACGGATGGAACCCTGGAGCGCCTGCGGGCGGAGCGGCGGCTGCCCCTGCGGGTGATCGAGGCCCCGGGGGCCAACATCGCCCAGGGGCGCAACCGGGCGATTGCCGCCGCCCGGGGGGAGATCATCGCCGTGACCGATGCGGGGGTGCGCCTGCACCCGGACTGGCTGCGTCACCTGCTCCGCCCCTTCCGCGAGCGGCCGGAGACCATGGTCGCGGCCGGCTTCTTCCTGCCGGATCCCCGAACGCCTTTTGAGGTGGCCATGGCGGCCACGGTGCTGCCCGAGCTGCGGGACATCCGGCCGGAGCGGTTCTGGCCCTCCAGCCGTTCCGTGGCCTTCCGGAAGTCCGCCTGGGAGGCGGTGGGCGGCTACCCCGAGTGGCTGGATTACTGCGAGGATCTGATCTTTGACTTCGCCCTCTATGAGCGTTTCGGTCCCTTCGCCTTCGTCCCCGAGGCGGTGGTTTATTTCCGCCCCCGGCCGACCATGCGGGCCTTCTTTGTGCAGTATTACCGATATGCGCGGGGGGATGGGAAGGCGGACCTGTGGCGGCTGCGCCATGCCATCCGCTACGGCACTTATCTGGGTCTGGTCCCGTTGCTGGCCGGGCTCAGCCTGGGGGTGCATCCACTGTTCGCCCTGGGGTATCTCCTCGGGGGCGCGCTGTATCTGCGAACCCCTTACCGGAGGCTTTTCCGGCTCTGGGAGGGCTACCCTTGGGAGGATCGGATCCGGATGCTGGGGTGGGTACCGCTGATCCGGGTCTGGGGGGACATCGCGAAGATGTGCGGATATCCGGTGGGGGTCTGGTGGCGCTGGCGTCACCGACGCGGCCTCCGCCGCCTCCGGGGCTCCACCGGCCTTTCCCAGTGA
- the plsX gene encoding phosphate acyltransferase PlsX, with translation MRIALDAMGGDHAPQVPVEGALRALREIPDLHILLIGPEDRLRAALGRRAAGLPLSIVHASQVVEMHEHTIAVKAKRDSSMVVGMRLVRAGEADAFVSMGNTGAVMAAALFHLGRIPGIDRPALATLYPTLRGHCLLLDIGANTDPKPEHLVQFAMMGVVYAERVLGWPRPRVGILSNGEEPGKGSILVREAYRRLEASGLNFIGNVEGKDIPRGAADVVVTDGFTGNVVVKHTEGFVAFLVRFLKAQLTDGALDRVGLAMALPGLLLAAPGLLLLLPSLREILRRLDYREYGGAPLLGVDGVVVIGHGRSDAKAVKNAIHAAVRAVRGRMLDAIREGLTALQASASLEAAVH, from the coding sequence GTGCGGATCGCGCTGGATGCCATGGGGGGTGATCACGCCCCTCAGGTTCCGGTGGAAGGTGCCCTGCGGGCGCTGCGGGAGATCCCGGATCTCCACATCCTCCTGATCGGCCCGGAGGACCGCCTCCGGGCGGCGCTGGGCCGCCGTGCAGCCGGCCTCCCGCTCTCCATCGTCCACGCCTCTCAGGTTGTGGAGATGCATGAACACACCATCGCCGTGAAAGCGAAACGGGACTCCTCCATGGTAGTGGGGATGCGGCTCGTGCGCGCCGGGGAGGCGGACGCCTTCGTCTCGATGGGGAACACCGGGGCGGTGATGGCGGCGGCTCTCTTCCACCTGGGACGGATCCCCGGCATCGACCGGCCGGCGCTGGCCACCCTCTATCCCACCCTCCGCGGCCATTGCCTGCTGCTCGATATCGGCGCCAACACCGATCCGAAGCCGGAGCACCTGGTGCAGTTCGCCATGATGGGCGTGGTCTACGCCGAGCGGGTGCTGGGGTGGCCCCGCCCCCGGGTAGGGATCCTCTCCAACGGGGAGGAGCCGGGCAAGGGCTCCATCCTGGTCCGGGAAGCCTACCGCCGTCTGGAGGCCAGCGGGCTGAACTTCATCGGCAACGTCGAGGGGAAGGACATCCCCCGGGGAGCGGCCGATGTGGTGGTGACGGACGGCTTCACCGGCAACGTGGTGGTCAAACACACGGAGGGGTTCGTCGCCTTCCTGGTTCGTTTCCTCAAGGCCCAGCTGACCGACGGCGCCCTGGACCGCGTGGGGCTGGCGATGGCGTTGCCGGGGCTGCTTCTGGCCGCCCCCGGCCTGCTGTTGTTGCTCCCCAGTCTTCGGGAGATCCTCCGCCGTCTGGATTACCGGGAGTATGGGGGGGCGCCCCTCCTGGGGGTGGACGGCGTGGTGGTGATCGGGCATGGCCGCTCCGACGCCAAAGCCGTCAAGAACGCGATTCACGCTGCCGTCCGGGCTGTGCGCGGCCGGATGCTGGACGCTATCCGGGAAGGCCTCACCGCCCTTCAGGCTTCCGCCTCGCTGGAAGCAGCCGTCCACTGA
- the meaB gene encoding methylmalonyl Co-A mutase-associated GTPase MeaB encodes MGDPIALFERARAGDRRALARMLSLLEEGGEAAARLSAHLFPYTGNAYVIGITGPPGSGKSTLVNALARAYRDRGETVGIIAVDPTSPFTGGALLGDRIRMQDVAMDPGVFIRSMATRGSLGGLARATQEVLRALDAVGFQRILVETVGAGQVEVDIARAADTVVVVQAPGLGDDIQAIKAGILEIADILVVNKADREGAAATLHILRSMLSLGQPAVIRHHGQTMAIQRVEPATEGWTPPILQTVALSGQGIPELVEAIERHRVYLEQSGEGEARRRRRVAEELAARVRERLWARIAQRVGRARLDGLVDQLVRREIDFSTAVEQLLEGLG; translated from the coding sequence ATGGGAGATCCGATCGCTCTCTTCGAACGCGCCCGGGCGGGGGACCGCCGGGCGCTGGCGCGGATGCTCTCCCTGCTGGAGGAAGGCGGGGAGGCGGCGGCCCGGCTGAGCGCCCATCTTTTCCCTTACACCGGGAACGCCTATGTGATTGGGATCACCGGCCCCCCCGGCTCTGGGAAGAGCACGCTGGTGAACGCCCTGGCCCGGGCCTATCGGGACCGAGGAGAGACGGTGGGGATCATCGCCGTGGACCCCACCAGCCCTTTCACCGGCGGCGCCCTGCTGGGGGACCGTATCCGGATGCAGGATGTGGCCATGGACCCCGGGGTTTTCATCCGGAGCATGGCCACTCGGGGCAGCCTGGGTGGGCTGGCTCGAGCGACCCAAGAGGTCCTCCGGGCCCTGGATGCGGTGGGCTTCCAGCGGATCTTGGTCGAGACGGTGGGGGCGGGCCAGGTGGAAGTGGACATCGCCCGTGCAGCCGACACGGTGGTCGTGGTGCAGGCTCCCGGCCTGGGGGATGACATCCAGGCAATCAAAGCGGGTATTTTGGAGATCGCGGACATCCTAGTGGTCAACAAGGCGGATCGGGAAGGCGCGGCCGCCACCCTGCACATCCTGCGCTCGATGCTCTCCCTGGGCCAGCCCGCCGTCATCCGCCACCACGGACAGACGATGGCCATCCAGCGGGTGGAGCCGGCCACCGAGGGCTGGACCCCTCCGATCCTGCAGACCGTCGCCCTCTCCGGCCAGGGGATCCCGGAGCTGGTGGAGGCGATCGAGCGCCATCGCGTGTATCTGGAGCAGAGTGGGGAAGGGGAGGCTCGGCGCCGGCGGCGCGTAGCGGAGGAACTGGCCGCCCGAGTCCGCGAACGGTTATGGGCCCGCATCGCCCAGCGGGTGGGCCGTGCCCGTCTGGATGGTCTGGTGGATCAGCTCGTGCGCCGGGAGATCGATTTCTCCACCGCTGTCGAGCAACTCCTGGAAGGCCTGGGATAA
- a CDS encoding cobalamin B12-binding domain-containing protein, with protein sequence MGRKIRVLIAKPGLDGHDRGAKVVARALRDAGFEVIYTGLRQTPEMIAEAALQEDVDVVGLSILSGAHMTLLPRVVEELRKRGLDDVLVIAGGIIPEEDVPALKAAGIHEVFGPGTSTEAIVRFICDHFGIRPEDLKAAGEPVAP encoded by the coding sequence ATGGGACGCAAGATCCGCGTGTTGATCGCCAAGCCGGGGCTGGACGGGCATGATCGGGGGGCCAAGGTAGTCGCCCGGGCCCTCCGGGACGCAGGGTTCGAGGTCATTTACACCGGGTTGCGCCAGACCCCCGAGATGATCGCTGAGGCCGCTCTGCAGGAAGACGTGGATGTGGTCGGCCTCTCGATCCTCTCCGGCGCCCACATGACGTTGCTCCCCCGTGTGGTGGAGGAGCTGCGCAAGCGCGGCCTGGACGATGTGCTGGTCATCGCCGGGGGCATCATCCCGGAGGAAGACGTGCCGGCCCTCAAGGCTGCCGGCATCCACGAGGTATTCGGGCCGGGGACCAGCACCGAGGCCATCGTGCGGTTCATCTGCGATCACTTCGGCATCCGGCCGGAGGATTTGAAGGCGGCCGGAGAGCCGGTGGCACCCTGA